Proteins from one Rhodanobacteraceae bacterium genomic window:
- a CDS encoding DUF3025 domain-containing protein, with product MASSLVEPPFDQLGDVAQLIDWPWDDALAVLNAQAQARLPGGLGFVEQTPALVADDLSYEQRIGERGQVAMRRDSLHDLYGALMWLRWPQSKWSIHQGQMAGVRAHGARQRSRHQQALTHIDEAGLVVVTPDRGLIDALHGHDWTGLLGARRGDWSRAQVRVIGHALFELRRTQPHDLLAGKVIALLAPAGTPQDTVDDWVAQALADGRAAADPKDLPTLPLAAIPGWDPRNTEPAFIASAPCFRPRPAGRVYAPPLLPPTTHNPQPTTLGSG from the coding sequence ATGGCGTCCTCGCTGGTTGAGCCGCCCTTCGACCAGTTGGGCGACGTCGCGCAACTGATCGACTGGCCCTGGGACGACGCGCTCGCCGTGCTCAATGCGCAGGCACAGGCGCGCCTGCCGGGTGGCCTGGGCTTCGTCGAGCAGACGCCCGCGCTGGTTGCCGATGACCTGTCCTACGAGCAGCGCATCGGCGAGCGCGGCCAGGTCGCGATGCGCCGCGATTCGCTGCACGACCTCTACGGCGCGCTGATGTGGCTGCGCTGGCCGCAATCCAAGTGGTCGATCCACCAGGGCCAGATGGCCGGCGTCCGCGCGCACGGCGCCCGGCAGCGCTCGCGCCACCAGCAGGCGCTGACGCACATCGACGAGGCGGGGCTGGTCGTGGTCACGCCAGACCGGGGTTTGATCGACGCCCTGCACGGGCACGACTGGACCGGCCTGCTCGGCGCGCGCCGCGGCGACTGGTCTCGGGCGCAGGTGCGGGTCATCGGCCACGCGCTGTTCGAACTCCGGCGCACCCAGCCGCACGATTTGCTCGCCGGCAAGGTAATTGCGCTGCTGGCGCCCGCGGGCACGCCACAGGACACGGTCGATGACTGGGTGGCACAGGCGCTCGCCGATGGCCGCGCCGCCGCCGACCCCAAGGACCTGCCGACGCTGCCACTGGCGGCGATACCGGGCTGGGATCCGCGCAACACCGAACCGGCATTCATCGCCAGCGCGCCGTGCTTCAGGCCGCGGCCCGCAGGTCGGGTCTATGCGCCGCCGCTCCTGCCGCCCACAACCCACAACCCACAACCCACAACCCTTGGTTCAGGGTAG
- the crcB gene encoding fluoride efflux transporter CrcB, whose product MSRKTADVAASAPLAERMRPRTLDEIVGQGHLLAPGKPLRRALDAGKPYSMILWGPPGCGKTTLSRLVAHAGDAEFMAMSAVLGGIAEVRAAVAAARSHRELGRRTVLFVDEVHRFNKAQQDAFLPHVEDGTITLIGATTENPSFEVNSALLSRCRVHVLKPVATDELAAALRRALEDRERGLGESGLRAEPGALERLAEVADGDVRRALTLLDIAADQVDDGGEITLELLKSVASETHRRFDKGGEAFYDQISALHKTLRSSNPDAALYWFCRMLDGGCDPTYLARRLTRFASEDIGNADPRALGLALDAWQAYERLGSPEGEVALAQLVLYLAIAAKSNAAYSAYGAARALVESGGSLAVPLELRNAPTRLMKGLGYGQGYQYDHDADQGIAFGQRGFPEELGEQALYQPVDRGMEAKIRERLEWIREGAGRRWGDEAGRARRHEGIQKPARARGHEGTRAREQRKAHSWRACRCCVPSCPRALVPSLRHAPSPVTPLTLSLLVAAGGATGALTRYWIGQGVVRLAGAPAPWATLTVNLVGCALAGLFFAWASQRHDTASVHALVLVGFLGGLTTFSAFSLDALSLWLRGQERLALAYVLANVLLSLAAAAAAFALGRRLL is encoded by the coding sequence ATGTCACGCAAAACCGCCGACGTTGCCGCGTCCGCCCCGCTCGCCGAGCGCATGCGCCCGCGCACGCTCGACGAGATCGTCGGGCAGGGCCATCTGCTGGCGCCTGGCAAGCCGCTGCGGCGCGCGCTGGATGCCGGCAAGCCGTATTCGATGATCCTGTGGGGCCCGCCGGGTTGCGGCAAGACCACGCTGTCGCGGCTGGTCGCGCATGCCGGGGACGCCGAGTTCATGGCGATGTCGGCGGTGCTCGGAGGGATCGCCGAGGTGCGCGCGGCGGTGGCCGCGGCCAGGTCGCACCGCGAACTGGGCCGGCGCACGGTGCTGTTCGTCGATGAGGTGCACCGCTTCAACAAGGCACAGCAGGATGCCTTCCTGCCGCATGTGGAGGACGGCACGATCACGCTGATCGGCGCCACCACCGAGAACCCGTCCTTCGAGGTCAACTCCGCGCTGCTTTCGCGCTGCCGCGTGCATGTACTCAAGCCGGTGGCGACCGACGAACTGGCCGCGGCCCTACGGCGTGCGCTCGAAGACCGCGAGCGTGGCCTCGGCGAGAGTGGCCTGCGCGCGGAACCCGGCGCGCTGGAGCGGCTGGCCGAGGTGGCCGATGGCGATGTGCGCCGCGCGCTGACTCTGCTCGACATCGCCGCCGACCAGGTCGACGACGGCGGCGAGATCACGCTGGAGCTGCTCAAGAGCGTGGCGAGCGAGACTCATCGCCGCTTCGACAAGGGCGGTGAGGCCTTCTACGACCAGATCTCGGCACTGCACAAGACCCTGCGCAGCTCCAACCCGGATGCCGCGCTGTACTGGTTCTGCCGCATGCTCGACGGCGGCTGCGACCCGACCTACCTCGCGCGCCGGCTGACCCGCTTCGCCAGCGAGGACATCGGCAACGCCGACCCGCGTGCGCTCGGCCTGGCGCTCGATGCCTGGCAGGCCTACGAACGCCTGGGCTCGCCCGAGGGCGAGGTAGCGCTGGCCCAACTGGTGCTTTATCTCGCCATCGCCGCGAAAAGCAACGCCGCCTACAGCGCCTACGGGGCCGCGCGTGCGTTGGTCGAGAGCGGCGGCAGCCTGGCGGTCCCGCTGGAGCTGCGCAACGCGCCGACCAGGCTCATGAAGGGATTGGGCTACGGCCAGGGCTACCAGTACGATCACGACGCCGACCAGGGCATCGCCTTCGGCCAGCGTGGATTCCCCGAGGAACTCGGCGAACAGGCGCTGTACCAGCCGGTCGACCGCGGCATGGAGGCCAAGATCCGCGAGCGGCTGGAATGGATCCGGGAAGGCGCAGGGAGGCGTTGGGGCGATGAGGCGGGGAGGGCGCGAAGGCATGAGGGCATCCAGAAGCCGGCGAGGGCACGAGGGCACGAGGGCACGAGGGCACGGGAACAGCGGAAAGCTCACAGCTGGCGAGCTTGTCGCTGTTGCGTGCCCTCGTGCCCTCGTGCCCTCGTGCCCTCCCTTCGCCACGCGCCAAGTCCAGTGACGCCCCTCACCCTCAGTCTGCTCGTCGCCGCCGGCGGCGCCACCGGCGCCCTGACGCGCTACTGGATTGGACAGGGCGTGGTGCGCCTGGCCGGCGCCCCGGCACCGTGGGCTACCTTGACAGTCAACCTGGTGGGTTGCGCCCTGGCCGGATTGTTCTTCGCCTGGGCCAGCCAGCGCCACGACACCGCAAGCGTGCACGCGCTGGTGCTGGTGGGTTTCCTTGGCGGGTTGACCACCTTCTCGGCCTTCAGCCTGGACGCGCTCAGCCTGTGGCTGCGCGGGCAGGAGCGCCTGGCGCTGGCCTACGTGCTGGCGAATGTGCTGCTGTCGCTGGCTGCGGCAGCGGCAGCCTTCGCGCTCGGGCGGCGGCTGCTGTAG
- a CDS encoding phosphoribosylaminoimidazolesuccinocarboxamide synthase, whose product MTTTLSESHLPGLTRIHRGKVRDVYALPDGQLLMVATDRLSAFDVILPDPIPGKGEILTQMSNFWFDLTAGICPNHLTGIDPVSVLPEGVDAALYRRRSVVAKRLKPVPVECIARGYLIGSGWKEYQQKGSVCGIALPAGTEMAGELPQPIFTPSTKAAVGDHDENISFDRAVELVGADLAERVRAATLALYDHARRHAAARGIIIADTKFEFGLDEDGTLRVMDEILTPDSSRFWPAAEWQPGRNPPSFDKQFVRDYLETLDWNKTAPGPRIPPEIIEGTRAKYEEALRLLTA is encoded by the coding sequence ATGACCACCACGCTCTCCGAATCCCACCTGCCCGGCCTGACCCGGATCCACCGCGGCAAGGTGCGCGATGTCTACGCGCTGCCCGACGGCCAGTTGCTGATGGTCGCGACCGACCGCCTCTCCGCGTTCGACGTGATCCTGCCCGATCCGATCCCCGGCAAGGGCGAGATCCTGACCCAGATGTCGAATTTCTGGTTCGACCTGACCGCGGGCATTTGCCCGAACCACCTGACCGGCATCGACCCGGTCAGTGTGCTGCCGGAAGGCGTGGACGCGGCGCTGTACCGCCGCCGCAGCGTGGTCGCCAAACGGCTGAAACCGGTGCCGGTGGAATGCATCGCGCGCGGCTACCTGATCGGATCGGGCTGGAAGGAGTACCAGCAGAAAGGCAGCGTCTGCGGCATCGCGCTGCCGGCGGGCACCGAGATGGCCGGCGAACTGCCGCAGCCGATCTTTACCCCGTCGACCAAGGCCGCGGTGGGCGACCACGACGAGAACATCAGCTTCGACCGCGCGGTGGAACTGGTCGGCGCCGACCTCGCCGAGCGCGTGCGCGCAGCCACCCTGGCGCTGTACGACCACGCCCGCAGGCACGCCGCGGCGCGCGGAATCATCATCGCCGACACCAAGTTCGAATTCGGCCTGGACGAGGACGGCACCCTGCGCGTGATGGACGAGATCCTGACCCCGGATTCCTCGCGCTTCTGGCCTGCCGCCGAGTGGCAGCCCGGACGCAACCCGCCGTCCTTCGACAAACAGTTCGTGCGCGACTACCTGGAAACGCTGGACTGGAACAAGACCGCCCCCGGTCCGCGCATCCCGCCCGAGATCATCGAAGGCACGCGGGCGAAGTACGAGGAGGCGTTGAGGTTGCTGACGGCGTGA
- the miaB gene encoding tRNA (N6-isopentenyl adenosine(37)-C2)-methylthiotransferase MiaB, whose product MAGKLFIKTHGCQMNEYDSSKMADVLAASDGMTLTEDETEADVILVNTCAIREKAQEKVFSQLGQWKQLKKAKPDLVIGVGGCVASQEGEAIVKRAPFVDLVFGPQTLHRLPEMVSKLRAERRPQVDISFPEIEKFDRMPEPRAEGPTAFVSIMEGCSKYCSFCVVPYTRGEEVSRPFDDVIAEVASLAGQGVREVNLLGQNVNAYRGEMHDGEVCDLGLLIQYISEIEGIGRIRFTTSHPVEFNDSLIAAYAQCDKLANYLHLPVQAGSDRILAAMKRGHTAIEYKQKIRKLRAVRPDISISTDIIVGFPGETDADFEATMKLVEDVGFDQSFSFVYSRRPGTPASNLPDDTPEQVKKERLYRLQAKINDNARKISEAMVGSTQRVLVEGLSKKSAAELTGRTENMRFVNFPAPPQLIGQFVDVVITGAMANSLRGRLVAPAED is encoded by the coding sequence ATGGCTGGCAAGTTGTTCATCAAGACCCACGGTTGCCAGATGAACGAGTACGACTCGTCGAAGATGGCCGACGTGCTCGCCGCAAGCGATGGCATGACCCTGACCGAGGACGAGACCGAGGCCGACGTGATCCTGGTGAACACCTGCGCCATCCGCGAGAAGGCGCAGGAGAAGGTGTTCAGCCAGCTCGGCCAGTGGAAGCAGCTGAAGAAGGCCAAGCCGGACCTGGTGATCGGCGTCGGCGGCTGCGTGGCGAGCCAGGAGGGCGAGGCGATCGTCAAGCGCGCGCCCTTCGTCGACCTGGTGTTCGGCCCGCAGACCCTGCACCGCCTGCCGGAGATGGTCAGCAAACTGCGCGCCGAGCGTCGGCCGCAGGTGGACATCTCCTTCCCGGAGATCGAGAAGTTCGACCGGATGCCGGAGCCGCGCGCGGAAGGGCCGACTGCTTTCGTCTCGATCATGGAGGGCTGCAGCAAGTACTGCTCCTTCTGCGTGGTGCCCTACACCCGCGGCGAGGAAGTCTCGCGCCCCTTCGACGACGTGATCGCGGAGGTCGCGTCCCTGGCCGGACAGGGCGTGCGCGAGGTCAACCTGCTGGGCCAGAACGTCAACGCCTACCGCGGCGAGATGCATGACGGCGAGGTGTGCGACCTCGGCCTTTTGATCCAGTACATCAGCGAGATCGAGGGCATCGGCCGGATCCGCTTCACCACCTCGCATCCGGTGGAATTCAACGACAGCCTGATTGCCGCCTACGCGCAGTGCGACAAGCTGGCCAACTACCTGCACCTGCCGGTGCAAGCGGGCAGCGACCGCATCCTCGCCGCGATGAAGCGAGGCCACACCGCGATCGAGTACAAGCAGAAGATCCGCAAGCTGCGCGCGGTGCGCCCGGACATCAGCATCAGCACCGACATCATCGTCGGCTTCCCCGGCGAGACCGATGCCGACTTCGAGGCGACCATGAAGCTGGTCGAGGACGTCGGATTCGACCAGAGCTTCTCCTTCGTCTACAGCCGCCGCCCAGGCACGCCCGCCTCCAACCTGCCGGACGACACGCCCGAGCAGGTGAAGAAGGAACGCCTCTACCGCCTGCAGGCAAAGATCAACGACAACGCACGCAAGATCAGCGAAGCGATGGTCGGCAGCACCCAGCGCGTGCTGGTCGAGGGCCTGAGCAAGAAGAGCGCCGCCGAACTCACCGGCCGCACCGAGAACATGCGCTTCGTCAACTTCCCCGCCCCACCCCAGCTCATCGGCCAGTTCGTCGACGTGGTGATCACCGGGGCGATGGCGAACAGTCTGCGCGGTAGATTGGTCGCGCCGGCTGAGGACTGA
- a CDS encoding response regulator — protein sequence MIDLEPIRQLIADARALLAERWEPSRAEDVCVRAEELAEPLNDPRHGSLAEAALGFAAYLSAFTESSAGPMDGKRLQMEALLEAVNEQLQRLETSTALELMTPELKAPPRAPEVAAGKPPAPAPEAPAAPDTIVFIDPTGRDAGVLGMELEEFGYQVQPLLRLDRQTGHWLNQPQVRALILPAAGLDVWEKLVQLDPSLDAARRRIGLFVVSRSDDPRLRLRASQSAADGFFVLPGAVDALAREIVEVLRDRLDPYRALVIDDDVSMTMVVESVLKRSGMNTRVITDPTHALNVLDEFIPDVILLDLHMPGLNGLELLSLFRAHPKTAFTPVVLISGDEDQERRFETLTAGGDDYLLKPLRPKHLVAAVTGRAQRSRWLRRALRHSTTPIPLP from the coding sequence GTGATCGACCTGGAACCGATCCGCCAGCTGATTGCCGATGCGCGCGCCTTGCTCGCGGAGCGCTGGGAACCCAGCCGCGCGGAGGATGTCTGCGTGCGCGCCGAAGAGCTGGCCGAGCCGTTGAACGACCCGCGCCACGGATCGCTGGCCGAGGCGGCTCTCGGTTTTGCGGCGTACCTGAGTGCCTTCACCGAGTCATCGGCAGGCCCGATGGACGGCAAGCGATTGCAGATGGAAGCCCTGCTGGAAGCGGTCAACGAACAGTTGCAGCGCCTGGAGACTTCCACCGCGCTGGAACTGATGACGCCCGAGCTGAAGGCCCCGCCGCGCGCGCCGGAAGTGGCTGCCGGCAAACCGCCAGCACCGGCGCCAGAAGCACCGGCGGCGCCGGATACCATCGTGTTCATCGACCCCACCGGCCGCGATGCCGGCGTGCTCGGCATGGAACTGGAAGAGTTCGGCTACCAGGTGCAACCGCTGCTCCGCCTGGACCGACAGACCGGTCACTGGCTGAACCAGCCGCAGGTCAGGGCGCTGATCCTGCCGGCGGCGGGCCTGGACGTGTGGGAGAAGCTGGTTCAGCTCGACCCTTCGCTCGACGCCGCACGCCGCCGCATCGGCCTGTTCGTGGTATCGCGCTCGGACGACCCGCGCCTGCGCCTGCGCGCCAGCCAGTCGGCGGCGGATGGCTTCTTCGTGCTGCCGGGTGCGGTGGATGCGCTGGCGCGCGAGATCGTCGAGGTGCTGCGCGACCGCCTGGATCCCTACCGTGCGCTGGTGATCGATGACGATGTCTCGATGACCATGGTGGTGGAGTCGGTGCTCAAGCGCTCCGGGATGAACACCCGCGTGATCACCGATCCCACGCACGCTCTGAACGTGCTCGACGAGTTCATTCCCGATGTGATCCTGCTCGACCTGCACATGCCGGGCCTCAACGGGCTGGAACTGCTGAGCCTTTTCCGCGCGCACCCGAAGACCGCCTTCACGCCGGTGGTGCTGATCTCTGGCGACGAGGACCAGGAGCGCCGCTTCGAGACGCTCACGGCCGGCGGCGACGACTACCTGCTGAAACCGCTACGGCCCAAGCACCTGGTGGCCGCCGTCACCGGCCGCGCCCAGCGTTCGCGCTGGCTGCGCCGCGCGCTGCGACATTCGACGACGCCGATTCCGCTACCCTGA
- a CDS encoding NAD(P)-dependent oxidoreductase encodes MSSLRNQTLFITGGSRGIGEAIALRAARDGANVVLAAKSEREHPKLPGTIYSVAKAIEAAGGKALPVRCDIRNDEDVQNAVAEAEKAFGGIDILVNNASAISLTGTLDTPMKRFDLMFGVNVRGTFMVSQACIPHLKSSTNPHILTLAPPLNMDPKWFAPHTAYTMAKYGMSQCVLGMAPEFASDGIAVNALWPRTVIHTAALAMIPGVDPERCRTPEIMADAAHAVLTTPSRQRTGQFLIDEDVLREAGVKDFDRYAVKPGMALLPDLFL; translated from the coding sequence ATGTCCAGCCTGCGCAACCAGACCCTGTTCATCACCGGCGGCTCGCGCGGGATCGGCGAGGCGATCGCGCTGCGCGCGGCGCGCGATGGCGCCAATGTGGTGCTGGCGGCCAAGTCGGAACGCGAGCACCCCAAATTGCCGGGCACGATCTACTCGGTAGCCAAAGCCATCGAGGCGGCCGGCGGCAAGGCGCTGCCGGTCCGCTGCGACATCCGCAACGACGAAGACGTCCAGAACGCGGTCGCCGAGGCGGAGAAGGCCTTCGGCGGCATCGATATCCTGGTCAACAACGCCAGCGCGATCAGCCTGACCGGCACGCTGGACACGCCGATGAAGCGCTTCGACCTGATGTTCGGGGTGAACGTGCGCGGCACCTTCATGGTCAGCCAGGCCTGCATCCCGCACCTGAAGAGCTCGACCAACCCGCACATCCTGACCCTGGCGCCGCCGCTGAACATGGATCCGAAGTGGTTCGCGCCGCACACCGCCTACACCATGGCCAAGTACGGCATGAGCCAATGCGTGCTCGGCATGGCGCCGGAGTTCGCCAGCGATGGCATCGCGGTCAACGCGCTGTGGCCGCGCACGGTGATCCACACCGCCGCGCTGGCGATGATCCCCGGCGTCGACCCCGAGCGCTGCCGCACCCCCGAAATCATGGCCGACGCCGCCCACGCCGTTCTCACCACCCCCAGCCGCCAGCGCACCGGCCAGTTCCTGATCGACGAAGACGTGCTGCGCGAGGCCGGTGTCAAGGATTTCGATCGCTACGCGGTCAAGCCGGGGATGGCGTTGTTGCCGGATTTGTTCCTTTAA
- a CDS encoding PhoH family protein: MPRPPKPSAVESVTLTLEPEDNERLANLCGPFDEHLREVELRVGVEIANRGNLFKVSGAPEAVRAAERLLKKLYDAAEDETLTAASVHLAIKDLGADEYAESMAEGAQEVVIRTKRGVVKGRGANQVRYLHAVATNDINFGIGPAGTGKTYLAVASAVEALDRNRVQRILLVRPAVEAGEKLGFLPGDLTQKVDPYLRPLYDALYEMMGVEKVTRLLERNVIEIAPLAFMRGRTLNDAFVILDEAQNTTIEQMKMFLTRIGFGTTAVITGDVTQIDLPRKDQSGLRHAIEVLNGVDGISFTFFQSGDVVRHPLVARIVQAYERFENRG; the protein is encoded by the coding sequence ATGCCCCGCCCCCCGAAGCCCTCTGCTGTCGAATCCGTCACGCTGACCCTCGAACCCGAGGACAACGAACGCCTCGCCAACCTGTGTGGCCCGTTCGACGAGCACCTGCGCGAGGTGGAACTGCGGGTGGGCGTGGAGATCGCCAACCGCGGCAACCTGTTCAAGGTCAGCGGCGCGCCGGAGGCGGTGCGTGCGGCCGAGAGGCTGCTGAAGAAGCTGTACGATGCCGCCGAGGACGAGACGCTGACCGCGGCCAGCGTGCACCTGGCGATCAAGGACCTCGGCGCCGACGAGTACGCCGAGTCCATGGCCGAGGGCGCGCAGGAAGTGGTGATCCGCACCAAGCGCGGCGTGGTCAAGGGCCGCGGCGCCAACCAGGTGCGCTACCTGCACGCGGTGGCCACCAACGACATCAACTTCGGCATCGGCCCGGCCGGCACCGGCAAGACCTACCTCGCGGTGGCCAGCGCGGTCGAGGCGCTGGACCGCAACCGCGTCCAGCGAATCCTGCTGGTGCGCCCGGCGGTGGAGGCCGGCGAGAAACTCGGCTTCCTGCCCGGCGACCTGACGCAGAAGGTGGATCCCTACCTGCGGCCGCTGTACGACGCACTCTACGAGATGATGGGCGTGGAGAAGGTGACCCGCCTGCTGGAGCGCAATGTGATCGAGATCGCGCCGCTGGCCTTCATGCGCGGGCGCACGCTGAACGATGCCTTCGTGATCCTGGACGAGGCGCAGAACACCACCATCGAGCAGATGAAGATGTTCCTGACGCGCATCGGCTTCGGCACCACCGCGGTGATCACCGGCGACGTCACCCAGATCGATTTGCCGCGCAAGGACCAGTCCGGGCTGCGCCATGCGATCGAGGTCCTGAACGGCGTCGACGGCATCAGTTTTACGTTTTTCCAGAGCGGCGACGTAGTCCGCCACCCGCTGGTCGCGCGTATCGTCCAGGCCTACGAACGCTTCGAGAATCGGGGATGA
- the hemL gene encoding glutamate-1-semialdehyde 2,1-aminomutase, with product MPTNHETFLAAQAVIPGGVNSPVRAFKQVGGEPFFVARAQGPYLWDVEGNRYIDYIGSWGPMIAGHSHPAVVKAVQEMAAIGMSYGCPNPLETELAAEIIKLVPSVDLVRFVSSGTEACLSAIRLARGYTGRERILKFAGCYHGHGDSFLVKAGSGVLTLGLPNSPGVPKALADLTITADFNDLDQVRAIFKEVGNEIAAVIVEPIAGNMNMIAPVPGFLEGLRSLCDEYGSVFIVDEVMTGFRVALGGAQSIYGVTPDLTTFGKVIGAGMPVGAYGGKREIMERIAPLGPVYQAGTLSGNPVAMAAGLANLKLIQEPGFFETLSARTQALCKGLEDAARAAGVPLHTVAIGGMFGFFFTQASQVTSFAAAQACDIEAFKRFFHACLKRGVYFAPSAYEAGFTSSAHDEAIIAETLRVAAEAFAEIA from the coding sequence ATGCCCACCAACCACGAAACCTTCCTCGCCGCCCAGGCGGTCATTCCCGGCGGCGTCAATTCGCCGGTGCGCGCGTTCAAGCAGGTCGGCGGCGAGCCCTTCTTCGTCGCGCGGGCGCAGGGTCCTTACCTGTGGGACGTCGAGGGCAATCGCTACATCGACTACATCGGCTCCTGGGGGCCGATGATCGCCGGGCATTCGCACCCGGCGGTGGTCAAGGCGGTGCAGGAGATGGCAGCGATCGGCATGAGCTATGGCTGCCCGAATCCGCTGGAAACCGAACTCGCCGCCGAGATCATCAAGCTGGTGCCGAGCGTGGACCTGGTGCGCTTCGTGTCCTCGGGCACCGAGGCCTGCCTGTCGGCGATCCGCCTGGCGCGCGGCTACACCGGGCGCGAGCGCATCCTGAAGTTCGCCGGCTGCTACCACGGCCACGGCGACTCGTTCCTGGTCAAGGCCGGCAGCGGCGTGCTCACCCTCGGCCTGCCGAATTCGCCGGGCGTGCCCAAGGCGCTGGCGGACCTGACCATCACTGCCGACTTCAACGACCTCGACCAGGTGCGCGCGATCTTCAAGGAGGTCGGCAACGAGATCGCCGCGGTGATCGTCGAGCCGATCGCCGGCAACATGAACATGATCGCGCCCGTCCCCGGCTTCCTCGAAGGCCTGCGCAGCCTGTGCGACGAGTACGGCTCGGTGTTCATCGTCGATGAGGTGATGACCGGCTTCCGCGTGGCGCTCGGCGGCGCGCAATCGATCTACGGCGTGACCCCGGACCTGACCACCTTCGGCAAGGTGATCGGCGCCGGCATGCCGGTGGGTGCCTACGGCGGCAAGCGCGAGATCATGGAGCGCATCGCCCCGCTCGGCCCGGTGTACCAGGCCGGCACGCTGAGCGGCAATCCGGTGGCGATGGCTGCGGGCCTGGCCAACCTCAAACTGATCCAGGAACCGGGCTTCTTCGAGACGCTGTCGGCGCGCACCCAGGCCCTGTGCAAGGGCCTGGAAGACGCGGCGCGGGCGGCCGGCGTCCCGCTGCACACGGTCGCAATCGGCGGCATGTTCGGCTTCTTCTTCACCCAGGCCTCGCAGGTGACCAGCTTCGCCGCCGCGCAAGCCTGCGACATCGAGGCCTTCAAGCGCTTCTTCCACGCCTGCCTCAAGCGCGGCGTGTACTTCGCGCCGAGCGCCTACGAGGCCGGCTTCACTTCCAGCGCCCACGACGAAGCGATCATCGCCGAAACCCTGCGCGTGGCCGCCGAGGCCTTCGCCGAGATCGCCTGA
- a CDS encoding phosphotransferase → MSLTADRLSALAAFAQSHLGTLDSAPAAASADASFRSYWRVHSAGASYIVMNAPPDKEDVGPFIDIAGRIRAAGLNAPEVIAQDRARGFLLLSDLGVRTYLPELNDGTVEALYGDALAAMLTMQTRVDTTGLPAYDAQRLTTEMELFETWFLRRHLGFEASCDQTDVIESTMQRLLNSAAEQPVAFVHRDYHSRNLMIVPGANPGIIDFQDAVLGPLTYDLVSLLKDCYIQWPLARVYGWVEQYRLRAVEAGLVQVGTTRWRRWFDWMGLQRHLKVLGIFARLNYRDGKSGYLGDLPLVLDYTLAVCERYGELAPFGQWLEKITHGVDLTRARSA, encoded by the coding sequence ATGAGCCTCACCGCAGACCGCCTCTCCGCCCTCGCCGCCTTCGCCCAGTCGCATCTCGGCACGCTCGACAGCGCGCCGGCGGCGGCTTCAGCCGATGCCAGCTTCCGCAGCTACTGGCGGGTGCATAGCGCGGGCGCCAGCTACATCGTGATGAATGCGCCGCCGGACAAGGAAGATGTCGGTCCATTCATCGACATCGCCGGGCGCATCCGCGCGGCGGGGCTGAACGCGCCTGAAGTAATTGCCCAGGACCGCGCGCGGGGCTTCCTGCTGCTGTCGGACCTCGGCGTGCGCACCTACCTGCCCGAGTTGAACGATGGCACGGTCGAGGCGCTCTATGGCGACGCGCTCGCGGCGATGCTCACGATGCAGACGCGGGTGGACACGACCGGACTGCCCGCCTACGACGCGCAGCGGCTGACCACCGAGATGGAGCTGTTCGAGACCTGGTTCCTGCGCCGCCACCTCGGCTTCGAGGCCAGTTGCGACCAGACCGATGTGATCGAGAGCACCATGCAGCGGCTGCTGAACAGCGCCGCCGAGCAGCCGGTGGCTTTCGTGCACCGCGACTACCATTCGCGCAACTTGATGATCGTCCCCGGGGCCAATCCCGGGATCATCGATTTCCAGGACGCGGTGCTCGGCCCGCTGACCTACGACCTGGTCTCGCTGCTGAAGGACTGCTACATCCAGTGGCCGCTCGCGCGGGTCTACGGCTGGGTCGAGCAATACCGGCTGCGCGCGGTGGAGGCCGGACTGGTGCAGGTGGGCACCACCCGCTGGCGCCGCTGGTTCGACTGGATGGGCCTGCAGCGCCACCTCAAGGTGCTCGGCATCTTCGCCCGGCTGAACTACCGCGACGGCAAGTCCGGGTACCTGGGCGACCTGCCTTTGGTGCTCGACTACACCCTCGCCGTCTGCGAGCGCTACGGCGAACTGGCGCCCTTCGGCCAGTGGCTGGAGAAGATCACGCACGGCGTGGACCTGACGCGGGCGCGATCCGCGTAG
- the ybeY gene encoding rRNA maturation RNase YbeY, with protein sequence MSVELVLALGYGCERRGLPAKASYQRWALAALAGARRRGCFALSLRLVGADEGRQLNRDYRGKDYATNVLSFPADATMDGQRLIGDLALCAPVIAREAGEQGKSTQAHHAHLTVHGVLHLLGYDHEDAAGAARMEALEIRILAGLGYANPYEEFCP encoded by the coding sequence ATGAGTGTGGAACTGGTGCTGGCGCTGGGCTACGGCTGCGAACGCCGCGGCCTGCCGGCGAAGGCGTCCTACCAGCGCTGGGCGCTGGCGGCGCTCGCGGGCGCCCGGCGGCGTGGATGTTTCGCGCTGTCGTTGCGCCTGGTGGGTGCCGACGAGGGCCGCCAGCTCAACCGCGACTACCGAGGCAAGGACTACGCCACCAATGTCCTGTCCTTTCCCGCGGACGCGACCATGGACGGCCAACGCCTGATCGGCGACCTGGCCCTGTGCGCGCCGGTGATCGCGCGCGAAGCCGGCGAGCAAGGCAAGAGCACCCAGGCGCACCACGCGCACCTGACCGTTCACGGCGTGCTGCACCTGCTCGGCTACGATCACGAGGACGCGGCTGGGGCTGCGCGGATGGAAGCGCTGGAGATTCGCATCCTGGCGGGCCTCGGCTACGCCAATCCCTATGAGGAATTTTGCCCGTGA